In one Gossypium hirsutum isolate 1008001.06 chromosome D09, Gossypium_hirsutum_v2.1, whole genome shotgun sequence genomic region, the following are encoded:
- the LOC107901565 gene encoding putative axial regulator YABBY 2 isoform X1: MSLDLASERVCYVHCNFCNTILAVSVPYNSLFKIVTVRCGHCANLLSVNMGTSQQTVPIQDAQLQKQQIINIDEDPSNKECGSSSKCNKQFSAFDSAQNEAPRMPPIRPPEKRQRVPSAYNRFIKEEIQRIKASNPDISHREAFSTAAKNWAHFPHIHFGLKLEGNKQAKLDQSFADQGAQKSNNYY, from the exons ATGTCACTGGATTTGGCATCTGAACGTGTTTGTTATGTTCACTGCAACTTCTGCAACACCATTTTAGCG GTTAGTGTTCCATACAACAGCTTGTTCAAAATTGTGACTGTTAGATGCGGGCATTGTGCCAATCTGCTGTCTGTAAATATGGGAACTTCACAGCAAACAGTTCCCATTCAAGATGCTCAG TTGCAGAAACAGCAGATCATAAACATTGATGAAGATCCTTCAAATAAGGAATGTGGGTCGTCTTCCAAATGCAACAAGCAGTTTTCTGCATTTGATTCTGCACAAAACGAAGCACCCAGAATGCCTCCTATTCGCC CCCCTGAGAAGAGACAACGTGTTCCTTCTGCATATAACAGGTTTATAAA GGAGGAAATCCAAAGGATTAAGGCAAGTAATCCAGACATCAGCCACAGGGAAGCTTTCAGCACTGCTGCAAAAAAT TGGGCACATTTTCCTCACATTCACTTTGGGCTAAAACTGGAGGGAAACAAGCAAGCAAAACTGGACCAGTCATTTGCAGACCAAGGTGCTCAAAAGTCTAACAACTACTACTGA
- the LOC107901565 gene encoding putative axial regulator YABBY 2 isoform X2, which translates to MSLDLASERVCYVHCNFCNTILAVSVPYNSLFKIVTVRCGHCANLLSVNMGTSQQTVPIQDAQKQQIINIDEDPSNKECGSSSKCNKQFSAFDSAQNEAPRMPPIRPPEKRQRVPSAYNRFIKEEIQRIKASNPDISHREAFSTAAKNWAHFPHIHFGLKLEGNKQAKLDQSFADQGAQKSNNYY; encoded by the exons ATGTCACTGGATTTGGCATCTGAACGTGTTTGTTATGTTCACTGCAACTTCTGCAACACCATTTTAGCG GTTAGTGTTCCATACAACAGCTTGTTCAAAATTGTGACTGTTAGATGCGGGCATTGTGCCAATCTGCTGTCTGTAAATATGGGAACTTCACAGCAAACAGTTCCCATTCAAGATGCTCAG AAACAGCAGATCATAAACATTGATGAAGATCCTTCAAATAAGGAATGTGGGTCGTCTTCCAAATGCAACAAGCAGTTTTCTGCATTTGATTCTGCACAAAACGAAGCACCCAGAATGCCTCCTATTCGCC CCCCTGAGAAGAGACAACGTGTTCCTTCTGCATATAACAGGTTTATAAA GGAGGAAATCCAAAGGATTAAGGCAAGTAATCCAGACATCAGCCACAGGGAAGCTTTCAGCACTGCTGCAAAAAAT TGGGCACATTTTCCTCACATTCACTTTGGGCTAAAACTGGAGGGAAACAAGCAAGCAAAACTGGACCAGTCATTTGCAGACCAAGGTGCTCAAAAGTCTAACAACTACTACTGA